The Primulina eburnea isolate SZY01 chromosome 13, ASM2296580v1, whole genome shotgun sequence genome includes a region encoding these proteins:
- the LOC140808752 gene encoding uncharacterized protein isoform X2 — MANPGSKFVSANLNKSYGQQQQFNGGGGGNHGQASAVGWGRGGGMLVLSKNRGIAQKSGSKLSVPPPLNLPSLRKEHERFDTSGRSRGMAPGCGARPSSTHVGWTKPVIVSALSEKNESNAHIPLTDAMEAKDVISRGTGSYVPPSARSNGLGLVGSSSGSVSRDFVPSIAKVTVLKGEDFPSLQAARPVSSETSQKQKEFSNQKQKQIVGEEFNQKKRDIYHSGSLANAQPSGQPSWNSIRNLSVENTGEGRGTGRGRLADRTGKEDEYFTSPLPLVRMNPRSDWADDERDTSHGFSERGRDVGYSKSDSYWDGNLDLHRPSVLSHKVAQSPYDRWGQRGNETVGFDERDLFSGGLVGVIRKKRDAAKSTDFHDPVRESFQAELERVQKMQELERQRIIGEQEKALEQARREEEERQRRIREEEVRQRRIEEEAREASWRAEHERLEAIRIAEEHRISREDEMRRIYVEEERRKQAAKLKLLELEAKIAKREAQAASASRGNISAPNMVNDEQLEASVKEKDFSRTLDTWEDGERMVDKLTTSASFDPFAPSRPYEMSWRPYPPSESSSSFLDARKGIIHRDAFENGGSFCPPPLEQEIDHYSPRRDAFGGGRAVSRDNSYGRARNSMRQPRVLPPPSLNLSQRAPFERPIDHSGPSAVLDDEIRYTNSAISLPIRRTSYNGSNQKGLQLPEVEVKNITPEDQIQNNKSRCDSQSSLSVSSPPNSPPQLSHDELDGFEDSPVKSGITEVRGNILAESGSVVLNGKSSTAVLVAGFASEDEEWTIENDDTLQHQEEYDEDEDGYIEEDEVRDGDDENLELSKKFEALEFEETEPSAMVDNVVLGFDEGVEVVIPSDDFENSSRTQDRTYGISDISGDVGDRRGPIDGLPAEEQGLLNANDMSNIIANTSSVKIKESELISEGSIGQSVEASYSSSLDLLDCVDSSVSTGLALQQSVACSGDVTAAVGQTSISSVSSAGSPTDLPVKLQFGLFSGPSLIPSPVPAIQIGSIQMPLHIHLPVGQSFTYLDPSQPPVFQFGQMQYTSPISQGILPMPPQSMSFIKPNMQVPFNLNQRTGDSMYNQPAPDVSAQNVAEHEFNKLPGFVSGPPEQSHGSLSVGINSVWEAESRSDQNIGRTTCLSSATGKEMESNSLRRMEEKGHYDSAPKNYLPSSEEKESESQMKIMQLPVRAASGDKIFSGPRRLDRLYSGRGKNNSYIVRKADTRSSFTNGMPTNSTGFQRRSQRTVRHTEFRIRESIDRGKGPLMVSFKDSGLDYKSSYAGKAMGDFRRSWSKRGNISNRPLKHRTKAEVSDGIYSEVANPGDMVAKEMGKNVSFKSRNISYTNEANLPKKVSEDVDAPLLKGVVRVYEQPGIETPSDEDDFIEVRSKRQMLNDRREQREKEIKAKSLTTKREKEIKAKLLTTQPPCKLHARKPYSIVSGGPSELAMPCENQESCLDVAVSESHQLAHNEVSTGYTTSIFQPLAPIGTPINSESQSIKPRTGSMTVISSGEKGYENKNNDTNQIKLSSTSWSTSGMNQQVMSLTQTELEEAMKPMRYNSDNSIVGGHSSTASDPILPTMSISVKEKKFSSGASPINSLLAGEKIQFGAVTSPSVLPPSSRAVSLGIGAPGSNRHDVQISRNFSVAENDSSLFFEKENHSTDGCVPLQDCKAEAEAATATSVAAICVDDFVSNGLGPLSAANVPDTKTFTRADIDVITTGVIGGLQSVNHSRGEELLSVSLPADLSVETTQISLWSPLPSSQSSSTQMPSHFSGGPSHLPFYEVNPMLGGPLLAFGPHEESSGTLSQPQKSTAPSSGPIGNWQQWHSGLDSFYNPPTGYPGRLVSPSGSIPGVQGPPHMVVYNHFAPVGQYGQFGQYGQFGLSFMGTTFIPSGHTSTSVQVNDGDVHGINTTSTQHNASNMMAPIRHLSPGSPLVPMASPLPMFNLSPFQSAPDMSVQAQWGHIPTSNGSVSSPLQPRVEAELPSQVHHGHSVDHPVNASMFSESQIQTSVSVPSFSVATESNITPFSAELGLVDSKRSNGVVTSGQGMMIHSSSCTDNAESGKVGTPHEDSHGNHNSKLQNASSVNAQILQKSPPIQQVKSAGHSHQRGGISHRNNAGNEWSHRRTGFHGRSHSSGVDRGFPASKIKQIYVAKTER, encoded by the exons ATGGCCAACCCTGGCTCCAAGTTTGTGTCAGCAAATCTGAACAAGTCTTATGGGCAGCAGCAGCAGTTTAATGGTGGTGGTGGAGGCAATCACGGGCAGGCTTCCGCTGTTGGGTGGGGCCGTGGCGGTGGAATGCTGGTTTTGTCCAAGAACCGGGGCATTGCTCAGAAGTCTGGTTCGAAGCTATCTGTTCCACCCCCCTTAAATTTGCCCTCGTTGAGGAAAGAACACGAGCGATTCGATACATCCGGCCGCAGTCGTGGTATGGCTCCTGGTTGTGGAGCGAGGCCTTCTTCAACGCATGTGGGCTGGACCAAACCGGTAATTGTTTCTGCCTTGTCCGAAAAGAATGAGAGCAATGCTCATATTCCCTTGACTGATGCGATGGAAGCTAAGGATGTGATAAGTCGGGGCACTGGTTCTTATGTTCCTCCTTCAGCTCGTTCTAATGGGTTAGGACTTGTGGGTTCCAGTTCTGGTTCTGTCTCACGGGATTTTGTACCTTCTATCGCAAAAGTTACGGTTTTAAAAGGTGAGGATTTTCCATCTCTGCAGGCTGCAAGGCCTGTCTCTTCTGAGACATCCCAGAAACAGAAGGAATTTTCAAACCAGAAACAAAAGCAGATTGTAGGTGAGGAATTCAATCAGAAGAAGAGAGACATCTATCATTCAGGTTCTTTGGCTAATGCACAGCCTTCAGGGCAGCCTTCGTGGAATTCTATCAGAAATTTGTCAGTAGAGAACACTGGTGAGGGTCGTGGGACAGGTAGGGGGCGACTGGCTGATCGAACTGGTAAAGAGGATGAGTATTTTACTTCTCCACTACCGCTAGTTCGCATGAATCCAAGGTCGGACTGGGCAGATGATGAGCGTGACACAAGTCATGGGTTTTCCGAACGTGGAAGAGATGTTGGATATTCGAAGAGTGATAGTTATTGGGATGGGAATCTTGATTTACACAGGCCGAGCGTTTTATCTCATAAAGTAGCTCAGAGTCCATATGACAGATGGGGTCAACGTGGCAATGAAACTGTAGGTTTTGATGAAAGGGATTTATTTTCAGGTGGCCTTGTTGGTGTTATCAGAAAGAAAAGAGATGCTGCAAAATCAACTGATTTTCATGATCCCGTTAGAGAATCTTTTCAAGCAGAACTTGAAAGAGTTCAGAAAATGCAAGAGCTTGAAAGACAGAGAATCATTGGAGAACAAGAAAAAGCTTTGGAGCAAGCTAGAAGAGAGGAGGAGGAGAGACAAAGAAGGATCAGGGAAGAGGAGGTACGACAGCGAAGGATTGAAGAGGAAGCCCGAGAAGCTTCATGGAGGGCAGAACATGAGCGATTAGAGGCAATTCGAATAGCAGAAGAACACAGAATTTCCAGGGAGGATGAAATGAGAAGAATTTATGTGGAAGAAGAGAGGAGGAAGCAAGCTGCCAAACTGAAGCTTCTGGAGTTGGAAGCTAAGATAGCTAAGAGGGAGGCTCAAGCGGCTTCAGCTTCCAGGGGTAATATATCTGCTCCTAACATGGTTAATGATGAGCAACTAGAAGCTTCAGTGAAGGAAAAAGATTTCTCCAGGACTTTGGATACTTGGGAAGATGGTGAGAGAATGGTCGATAAGTTGACAACTTCAGCTTCATTTGATCCATTTGCTCCTAGCAGGCCTTACGAGATGAGCTGGAGACCTTACCCTCCTAGTGAAAGTTCTTCAAGCTTTCTTGATGCAAGAAAAGGAATAATTCATAGAGATGCTTTTGAAAATGGTGGCAGCTTCTGTCCGCCACCGTTGGAACAGGAGATTGATCATTACAGTCCAAGAAGAGATGCATTTGGTGGTGGCAGAGCAGTGTCAAGGGATAATTCTTATGGGAGGGCAAGGAATTCTATGAGACAGCCTCGTGTTCTTCCTCCTCCCTCGCTTAATTTATCTCAGAGGGCTCCTTTTGAGCGACCTATTGACCATTCTGGCCCCTCGGCTGTGCTTGACGATGAAATTCGATATACCAATTCTGCAATAAGTTTACCAATTAGGCGGACATCTTATAATGGTAGTAATCAAAAGGGTCTCCAACTGCCTGAAGTGGAGGTTAAAAATATAACCCCTGAAGACCAGATtcaaaacaataaatctaggTGTGATTCACAATCATCGTTATCTGTTTCAAGCCCTCCAAATTCTCCTCCTCAGCTTTCCCATGATGAGTTGGATGGATTTGAAGATTCTCCAGTAAAATCTGGTATAACAGAAGTGAGAGGTAATATTTTAGCTGAGAGTGGATCTGTTGTCTTGAATGGTAAATCTAGCACTGCGGTATTGGTTGCTGGTTTTGCTAGCGAGGATGAAGAATGGACTATTGAAAATGATGATACACTGCAACATCAAGAAGAATATGATGAGGACGAAGATGGTTATATAGAAGAAGATGAAGTGCGTGATGGCGATGATGAGAATCTTGAGCTGAGTAAAAAGTTTGAAGCCCTGGAATTTGAAGAAACAGAGCCATCTGCTATGGTGGATAACGTGGTCTTAGGCTTTGACGAGGGTGTTGAAGTGGTAATACCGAGTGATGACTTTGAAAATAGCTCAAGGACCCAAGATAGAACATACGGAATCTCCGACATTTCAGGTGATGTAGGGGATAGAAGAGGACCAATTGATGGGCTTCCTGCTGAAGAACAGGGCCTTCTGAATGCAAATGACATGTCTAATATAATTGCAAATACCTCCTCTGTTAAGATCAAAGAAAGTGAATTGATATCGGAAGGTTCTATTGGTCAATCTGTTGAAGCTTCCTATTCCTCCTCattagatcttttagactgtgTTGATTCCTCGGTTAGCACTGGCTTAGCTTTGCAGCAATCAGTCGCATGTTCGGGTGATGTCACAGCTGCTGTTGGCCAGACTAGTATATCATCTGTATCTTCTGCTGGAAGCCCTACTGATTTACCTGTTAAACTACAGTTTGGGCTGTTTTCTGGTCCATCTTTGATACCTTCTCCTGTGCCGGCAATTCAAATTGGTTCCATTCAGATGCCTCTCCACATCCATCTACCTGTTGGTCAATCCTTTACTTACTTGGATCCATCGCAGCCCCCAGTGTTCCAGTTTGGCCAGATGCAGTATACATCTCCTATCTCACAGGGAATATTGCCCATGCCCCCCCAATCAATGTCTTTTATTAAGCCTAACATGCAGGTCCCTTTTAATCTGAATCAGAGGACTGGAGACTCTATGTATAATCAGCCTGCTCCAGATGTTTCTGCCCAGAATGTGGCAGAACACGAGTTCAACAAGCTTCCAGGTTTTGTTTCAGGACCACCTGAGCAATCTCATGGGAGCCTTTCCGTGGGAATTAATTCTGTTTGGGAAGCAGAGAGTCGTTCTGACCAAAATATTGGCCGTACAACTTGTCTTTCAAGTGCCACTGGTAAAGAAATGGAATCAAATTCTCTACGTCGGATGGAAGAGAAAGGGCATTATGACTCAGCTCCAAAGAATTACTTACCATCATCCGAAGAAAAGGAATCTGAAAGTCAGATGAAGATTATGCAACTGCCAGTTCGCGCTGCTTCTGGGGATAAAATTTTCAGTGGACCTAGACGTCTTGATCGATTGTATAGTGGCAGGGGAAAGAACAATTCCTATATAGTCAGAAAAGCAGATACCAGATCATCTTTCACTAATGGTATGCCCACGAATTCAACTGGCTTCCAGAGAAGATCTCAACGGACTGTTCGACATACTGAATTTCGAATTCGGGAGAGCATTGACAGGGGGAAAGGACCTCTGATGGTTTCCTTTAAAGATTCTGGCTTAGATTATAAGTCAAGTTATGCAGGAAAGGCTATGGGAGATTTTAGAAGAAGCTGGTCTAAGAGAGGTAACATTTCTAATAGACCACTGAAGCACAGAACTAAAGCAGAAGTCTCTGATGGTATTTATTCGGAGGTGGCCAATCCTGGAGACATGGTAGCAAAAGAGATGGGAAAAAATGTATCTTTTAAGAGTCGAAACATTTCCTACACCAATGAAGCAAATTTACCAAAAAAGGTTTCCGAGGATGTTGATGCTCCCTTGCTGAAGGGTGTTGTTCGCGTTTATGAGCAACCTGGTATAGAAACTCCCAGCGATGAGGATGATTTTATTGAAGTCAGATCCAAAAGACAAATGTTGAATGATCGACGTGAACAAAGGGAAAAGGAAATCAAAGCGAAATCACTCACCACAAAG AGGGAAAAAGAAATTAAAGCGAAGTTACTCACCACACAG CCACCTTGCAAATTGCATGCTCGGAAACCATATTCTATTGTCTCTGGAGGCCCAAGTGAGCTTGCCATGCCATGTGAGAACCAAGAATCTTGCTTGGATGTTGCTGTCTCAGAGAGCCATCAGTTGGCACATAATGAAGTATCAACAGGGTATACCACATCTATTTTCCAACCTCTGGCCCCAATTGGCACTCCTATAAATTCCGAATCCCAGAGTATCAA GCCCCGAACAGGTTCAATGACTGTTATATCTAGTGGCGAAAAAGGATATGAGAATAAAAACAATGACACAAACCAAATCAAGTTGTCATCAACTTCTTGGAGCACTTCAGGGATGAACCAACAG GTCATGTCACTGACACAGACCGAACTCGAGGAGGCTATGAAACCTATGCGATACAATTCAGACAATTCTATTGTTGGAGGTCATTCCAGCACAGCTAGTGATCCCATCTTGCCAACGATGTCCATTTCGGTCAAGGAGAAAAAATTTTCTTCTGGTGCAAGTCCAATCAATTCCTTGCTTGCTGGAGAGAAAATCCAATTTG GTGCTGTGACATCTCCTTCTGTTCTTCCTCCTAGTAGCCGTGCAGTATCACTTGGGATTGGTGCTCCAGGTTCCAATCGACACGATGTGCAAATCTCTCGCAACTTTTCAGTGGCTGAAAATGATAGTTCTCTTTTTTTCGAAAAAGAAAACCATTCCACTGATGGCTGTGTTCCATTACAAGATTGTAAGGCTGAAGCTGAAGCTGCAACAGCTACTTCTGTCGCTGCCATCTGTGTTGATGATTTTGTCAGTAATGGGTTGGGGCCATTAAGTGCAGCTAATGTTCCAGATACCAAAACTTTTACCCGTGCTGATATTGATGTCATCACGACAG GTGTAATTGGAGGTCTGCAATCGGTAAATCATTCAAGAGGTGAGGAGTTGCTAAGCGTTTCTCTTCCAGcagacctctctgtcgagacaACTCAAATCTCCTTGTGGTCACCATTGCCAAGTTCTCAGAGTTCTTCTACCCAGATGCCTTCTCATTTTTCTGGTGGTCCTTCCCACTTACCTTTTTATGAAGTAAATCCAATGTTGGGCGGTCCACTTCTTGCTTTTGGTCCGCATGAAGAATCTTCTGGCACATTATCTCAGCCACAAAAGAGTACAGCACCCAGTTCAGGACCTATCGGTAACTGGCAGCAATGGCATTCTGGTTTGGACTCATTTTATAATCCTCCAACTGGGTATCCAGGCCGTCTAGTTAGTCCATCTGGAAGCATTCCCGGGGTTCAGGGCCCCCCACATATGGTTGTCTACAATCATTTTGCTCCAGTTGGACAATATGGGCAATTTGGTCAATATGGGCAATTTGGTTTAAGTTTTATGGGAACCACCTTCATCCCTTCTGGACATACTTCAACTTCTGTTCAAGTTAATGATGGAGATGTGCATGGCATAAATACGACGTCCACTCAGCATAATGCTTCCAATATGATGGCTCCCATTCGGCATCTTTCCCCTGGATCTCCACTAGTGCCTATGGCCTCCCCCTTGCCCATGTTTAATTTATCTCCATTTCAG TCTGCCCCTGATATGTCCGTCCAAGCTCAATGGGGGCATATTCCCACTTCCAATGGCTCAGTCTCGTCACCCTTGCAGCCGCGAGTAGAAGCTGAACTTCCTTCTCAAGTCCATCATGGGCATTCCGTCGACCACCCTGTAAATGCCAGTATGTTCTCTGAATCTCAGATTCAAACATCAGTCAGTGTCCCAAGTTTTTCTGTTGCCACAGAATCGAACATTACCCCATTTTCTGCTGAACTTGGGCTAGTAGATTCAAAGAGATCCAATGGGGTTGTCACATCTGGGCAGGGTATGATGATTCATAGCTCTTCTTGCACCGACAATGCTGAATCTGGTAAGGTTGGCACGCCTCACGAGGATAGCCATGGCAATCATAATAGCAAACTCCAGAATGCAAGTTCTGTAAATGCTCAAATTCTACAGAAGAGTCCGCCCATCCAACAGGTTAAGTCTGCTGGTCATAGTCATCAGAGAGGGGGTATTTCTCACaggaacaatgctgggaatgAATGGTCTCATCGTAGGACTGGTTTCCATGGAAGGAGCCATTCCAGTGGTGTGGATAGGGGTTTTCCTGCTtcgaaaataaaacaaatatatgTGGCTAAAACAGAGCGTTAG